The following DNA comes from Erigeron canadensis isolate Cc75 chromosome 3, C_canadensis_v1, whole genome shotgun sequence.
AATGGGACAAGGAGTTCATTGCTGGCACAACTAGCAATAGTCTTGGGTATAGCGGCAACTGCTACACTGTTGTCCATATGTCTCAAGCAGCCTAATCAGGGACCTTCTTCTGGAATTCAGATATTGGCTGGGGGGGCATCTGCCTCTGCTCCACCAAGTGTTGGTTTTTCTTTCAGTGCTTTTGGATACCGAATCATACTTCCAGAATACACTCCGGGGTATATGTCTACTTACCCTCTGCACTTGGAAATATCAACTTTTGTCTTAATTTGATGCTCTTATATAATTGAGTTACGCGTTATGTACTAGACCAGTGCCCACGTGATGCGACATCAACAGGTAGTTGTAGGCAGTTTTTCATAAatatttatcaattttaataaaaaaaaagcagcAGTTGCAGCCGCCAGCTGCCGGCAGATTGCAGTGGTGGTGTATGATAGGGGTGATTTGCCACTCTTTCAGTGGGTTGGGGAAATGAGTGTAAGATAGGGGTCACATGCTACTTTTTTATTGGGTTAGAGGGTAATGTGATTTTCATCATTGCTACTCAATCATAAAATGGGAGAGGGGAGAATGTGATAATTTAGTCATTCAAACCAATTTTCTGTTGATTGCAATATCACTTAGAAAGCTTTTTCTTTGAATTGTGCATATCAGATGGATCTATTTTTGGCTGCTGATGGCTGCAGGATGTGGACTTTTCATCAGTGAAGAGGCTTTGAACATATGGGTGTGTAATATACTTTTCCATGCTCAATCATGTTCACAAAGTGTCAGTCAGGTTTCTATGTGATTTTAGGTATGTGATACTGCATTTTTGCAGGTTGGCATTTCCATAGCACGCATGTTGTCGTTGGATGGGACAAGGCAGTCTTTCATTGAATCATTTTCTATAAATACTCCATATATATTATCCACTGTTTTGTGGGTATACTGGTTAGTGCATAATCtctaattaatattttgtagagATGCGCATTCTCTCATAGAGGTATACAATTCAAATATTTCTAGAATTTACTGTACAATGCTTAAACCAGTTTTCGCTTTTCAAATTCTTTCTGGCAAAACTTGCATGATAATCTTAAGGTTAATTTCAGGGGAGTTTGTATTAGTGATATGATACCATTTTACCTTGGAAGGCTCTTTAAGAAATCTGGTGCATCTGATGATGTTTGTTCAAAGGTTTGTTTCTTCTTAGATATACTTGTACTTTTAGAAGCATTTctcttgatatatttttatgCCATGATATAGAGTGATCAAATTTTTAGAATGATTGTAGTTGGGGATTAATGAAGACAAAGCGCTTGGCCTTACCAGCCTTGTACAAAGATATGGGAATCTCATTGGTTTTGGTAAGTTTGAAGTACAAAATTGGGACCATGTTTAAGAATTCTTCTTTAGCTAAGTAGCTAATAAGCTAATGTTCCTTAAAATGAGACGCATGCATTGCAAGTTATGCATCTCCTCATTTCCCAAAATTTACACACCTCTTCAATGCACTGTATGTCTGTATTTCGAATCAGTTAGTGGAAATTTTATGCATGTTCAATAGGTTCAAATGCATAAGAACCTTATCGAGTGGCATTGATTGTGTATAATCCGATTTTGTCTGCTTTTTATGCAAAAAGAACTTTTCGTCTTTATAATACAGGTTGATGTATTGCATTAGAATTGCTGATTCTGATTGGTGGCTCTCTTGACATTTTGATTTGCAGTTGAACGATTTTCTCTTGGAGTGAGAAATCCAACAGCTTTTTTTGCCGGGGCATTGGTTAGTGAGCATCAGTTTTCATAAATGCAAACATCATAAAAACACAAGGACACAAAGTTGACTTTGAAACCCACTGAACATGAATTATTTATCCAATGAGTTTTACCATTTTTTACCCGGTAGATCTGTTATTAGTAGCCATTTTCAAATGGTAGATTGAATGGATATCATCACGTATGTTTGCTATTTAAAGTGGAATCTGGTTTGCCAAGCTTTGTGGAATCTGGTTTGCCAAGCTTTAATCTCTTAGAAATTGGAATACAAGTATTTTTAGTATGTTGCTTCTCATTTGTTGCAGGATATATCCCCTGAGTGTTTCTTTGCCGGTGTTTGTTGTGGTGGATTGATTACTCTTCCCGTCCAGGTTCTTGGACTTCTATTTTCACATGATTGATGTATTTTATCATGTACCTACTTGTGTTTTTCTATTCCATGACTGAGCTTAATGGATGAAGTTATAAATAGCTTATACCCAGTAAGAATGATAAGCAGATGCATTAACCTTATAATCACATTATCTGTTATAGCGTAGAACCATCCTTGTAATTAGCATTATAGATCTCAGACTCTGGTCAAATTTTGTAGTTTAGAACTTTAGATAACCATCTTATTTGAAAAATGTTAGGAATGGTCGGGACATGTGGCAAAATAAAAGGTAAATATTAGGGGAGAGATAGTATATGTCATGTGTTAAGTTCCAAACAGATTAGGTCCAGTTTTAggtccttttttttaaaaaaaaaaaagattttggatAATCCCACTTTTAGGTCCTTCGTTTTGGTCTAGGTATCATTATTCAATATTCTTTTGATGATGTTGAATTTTTGATGATATTGAATTTTTTCTTCTGCCTGACACGCTGCATAACTTACTAAGTACTAAAATCCAAATCATATGAAACCTTATGGGTTTAACTAGGCTAGAAAAAGCTGGttacttaaataaaatattgaccAGAGTTGTTACCTATTAGTAATTTGCTCTATTAGcagtataattatattatagttttatGGGATTAAAACACATTATAGGAAGTTGAGAGTTTCTATAGCTATCTATAATCCGATTCAATAATAACATTATAATCCTATTATATTACCTCCCAATGAAAGTGGGTGCACTCTCTTTGTATCTGGTCTTCTGACACCTCCACTTTTTCTTAGCTTGGAATTGGTTTCTTACTGAGAGAACGACCTGTATTTGCTCTTGCCACTGTTGCTACAGTAGTGGTAAGATATCCCCTGCCCCAAATCATCATATCTTTTTCTATACAACATATGCTAATAATACATTATACATGTAATTCGAACAGGGTATATGGACCATCTTTCCCTATGCAGTAGCTGCTTCAACAGCATTATTCTTTTATCTGCGACGGCGCTACTCTAGTTAACACCGTAACCAATTTAGACCACAGAGGATTAGATAGATATTACAAttaaagttattgaaacagtaTTATTTTCATAGAAGAAATATACAATTAAATTGATTGCTCATGTCTCTGTTCAGGATTGTATAATAGGTGatagataagaaagttaaagtTGGCGTATAGCTAGATAGctcatttttcaaatataaagAGCTGTCTTTTGTTTGTAATTCTAGACTCGTTCATCTAATATGagctttataaaattataatagaCTTGTATCTATGCTTTTGCATCCCTGAAATGCCAGGGATGTAAGGTTTTTGCTTCATTTGGCTAATTgaattttatctatatatttaattgTCGTCAAGTAATAAGATATATTTCCAATAAATAATAGACGATTTTCTACAAGATTAATCTTTCTAGTTGCCTCTTCTTTCTCAATTTGAAATTCCTACAGTTGCAAGATAAGATAGTTGGATGCTGTAGGATTCCTTGAGAACAACAAGTACTTCAGCAATATTTGGCCTCTGTGATGCATCTCTATCTACAGCCCTCGAAGCAATTTCAGCTGCTTTTCTCATGCTCTCCTCATCGTATGTTCCCTGTAAGCTCTCGTCCACTATCTCAAATGCCCCCGCCTGCAAGTAGGGTTTCGCCTGCCAATATTTGCaaataaattaactaaaaaaaccCCATCCAAACACACTTGACATCTGTAAGCAATCAAGCATAATAGAAGCTGTTGTCGAAGGATTTTACATACCCATAAAACCAAGTTAAACGAGTCTGGGGATCCGACTCTCCTTAATGGCGCTCTGCCACATATGAGCTCTAAAATAACAACTCCAAAACTATAAACATCACTCTTTTCAGTCAATTGTTGGGTGGTATAGTATCTGCATACAATGTCACATTCTTGTTATCATATACACAAGATTTAAAGTactttcaacaaaacaaaaacatactcGGGATCAAGATAGCCTGCAGTGCCCTTCACCATGGTGGTCACATGACTCGCATCTGCCTGAATTACTTGCTTTGATAGGCCAAAGTCACAAACCTTAGCATTCAAATCTCCATCTAACAGTATATTGCTGGACTTTACATCACGGTGAATGATCCGTGGTTCACTGGCATTGTGCAGGTGGTCCAAACCTTTTGATAAAAGTCAGTTAAATGAGGTTGGCCATATAGATTCCATCACATAGTGTACTAGTATTGCAGTAGTGAAAGACGAATGTGTACCTTTTGCAGCATCAATGGCAATCTTGAGTCTACGGACCCAACTTAGTTGtatttttttgctatttgctcCTGAAAAGGGAGCAACTTAATTGATGCAAATGTAGGATTCATAGGCAAAAGTTGACAGGTGGATGGCTTACCATAGAGGTTATCAGTCAATGATCCACCAGATAGATATTCATAAACTAGTATCTGTTGTTTTGATTCATTACAATATCCTTCCAACGATACAAGGTTTTGGTGATGAATTGAAGACAGAAGAGAAACCTAGAATATGAGTGCTTCAAAGTGTTAGAATCATATAGTTGGTAGGTTTAACTCGCTAACTTATGAATGAGTGAGATGAGGGGTATGCTTTATCTCTAAATGGTTCGAGCGTCTTCCAAAGTGTATTTTGAAAGCATAAAGTCTCCTAAATCATTGTATTCAAAATTTCTAAGTCAGATTATTACTTAAATAACATTAATCTTGTAATTATATTTGACACGctcataattttattaaaaagttcGGAATTTTGGACAAAACTTGACTCAACCCGTACCAAATATTGCCTGCTCATTTTTCCACTTTTAGTCAGAGTCATCCTTGTGTTGATTTTTCTGAAGTATTTTGAGATGGTGAACATACCTCATTGACGAATGAATCAGCCCCAAGCTGTGATTTATCAAACCGGACTTTAACTGCTACTAGTTTGCCATCAAAAAGCTTTCCGAGGTATACTGACCCAAAGCTGCCACGGCCTAAAGCCTGCTTAAAGTTTCGAGTGGCTGCTTTGATTTCTCTGTAAGAAAAGGCTTTTGCTGCATTACAGTTAGTCATCTGTAGGTCAGTTAGTGCACCATCACTGTGTTTACACTCTGCTCTGTTTCTTCTCACGTACAAGAAAACTGTAGCAGATACAACAGAAAGAACAAGAAGCAAGCCTCCAACTGCACCAAGTACAACTGCTAAATGACTATGAAGTTTTTGCTTCTTCTTGTCAAATACCGAGACTTTTGGTGCATCAATTGAAGCATTGGCTGTAGCATCATAACATTTTGACAGGGAGAAGCCAAGACA
Coding sequences within:
- the LOC122592518 gene encoding uncharacterized protein LOC122592518; translation: MAVVMSVGNSPIYRRNNHSPRSHSPNISVNNHKLSVNFTSAPRLFSVKGKLRAPNLFNRFTFRIRSFQPDGAEYSDSASYIDKSERRDEIADVILESSKDKTNGTRSSLLAQLAIVLGIAATATLLSICLKQPNQGPSSGIQILAGGASASAPPSVGFSFSAFGYRIILPEYTPGWIYFWLLMAAGCGLFISEEALNIWVGISIARMLSLDGTRQSFIESFSINTPYILSTVLWVYWGVCISDMIPFYLGRLFKKSGASDDVCSKLGINEDKALGLTSLVQRYGNLIGFVERFSLGVRNPTAFFAGALDISPECFFAGVCCGGLITLPVQLGIGFLLRERPVFALATVATVVGIWTIFPYAVAASTALFFYLRRRYSS